ACCGCCGTTCGGCGATACCTACTCGACTCGGGGACCGACTTCGACCCCGTTAGCAATCGCATTACTACGTGGCCGTCTCCCCAACAGTGAGCCATGAACTCGTCCGAAGCGAGCCGTCGCTGTAACGAGGTGCTCGACGCCGTCTCGAACGCGGTCATCACCGAGCGCGAGACGCTCCGAACCGTCCTCTCGGGCGTCCTCGCCGGGGGGAACGTCCTGCTCGAAGACGTGCCCGGAACCGGCAAGACGCTGACCGCCCGGAGTTTGGCGACCGCGCTCGGCCTCTCCTTTTCGCGCATCCAGTTCACGCCCGACCTGCTCCCCGCCGACGTGACGGGGACCGACGTGTTCAACGAGCGAGACCGGGAGTTCGAGTTCGACCGCGGTCCGCTGTTCGCCAACGTGGTCCTCGCCGACGAGATAAACCGCGCGTCGCCCAAGACGCAGGCCGCCCTTCTCGAAGCCATGGAGGAGGGACAGGTGACGGTCAACGGCGAAACCCACCAGCTACCCGACCCGTTCTTCGTCATCGCCACGCAGAACCCAGTCGAGGACGGGCAGGGGACCTTCCCGCTGCCGGAGGCTCAGAAGGACCGCTTCCTCGTGAAGACGAGTCTCGGCTACCCCGAGGAGGAGGGCGAACTCGAACTCCTCGACCGCCGCGACGCCCGCGACAGCAGACACCCGAGCGCCCGGCGGACGCTCGACCCCGCCGACCTCCGGGAAATCCAGTCCCTCGTGGAGCGAATCGAGGTCGACCGGGACGTGAAAT
Above is a window of Halorussus limi DNA encoding:
- a CDS encoding AAA family ATPase, whose amino-acid sequence is MNSSEASRRCNEVLDAVSNAVITERETLRTVLSGVLAGGNVLLEDVPGTGKTLTARSLATALGLSFSRIQFTPDLLPADVTGTDVFNERDREFEFDRGPLFANVVLADEINRASPKTQAALLEAMEEGQVTVNGETHQLPDPFFVIATQNPVEDGQGTFPLPEAQKDRFLVKTSLGYPEEEGELELLDRRDARDSRHPSARRTLDPADLREIQSLVERIEVDRDVKSYVVDLARATRDHARTRVGVSPRGTQRLFETARTRALLDGRDYVVPDDVKAVAHPVVAHRLVLTADARVDEVTRTDVVEDLLSEVSVPTIARTA